A stretch of the Phycodurus eques isolate BA_2022a chromosome 15, UOR_Pequ_1.1, whole genome shotgun sequence genome encodes the following:
- the stoml2 gene encoding stomatin-like protein 2, mitochondrial has protein sequence MIRTLCSSGRALLQQSRRTAPRLWVSPVQQRWASSLPMNTVVLFVPQQEAWVVERMGRFHRILEPGLNFLIPVLDRVRYVQSLKEIVIDVPEQSAVSLDNVTLQIDGVLYLRILDPFKASYGVEDPEYAVTQLAQTTMRSELGKLTLDKVFRERESLNANIVHSINQASDEWGIRCLRYEIKDIHVPPRVKESMQMQVEAERKKRATVLESEGTRESAINVAEGHKQSQILASEGEKAQQINQAAGESQAILAKAEAKAKAIRVLSDALAEQNGNAAASLSVAEQYVSAFSKLAKESNTVLLPSNTGDISSMVTQAMTIYGTLAKASPKIPPGEVEKSEDVLNQPESK, from the exons ATGATACGAACACTGTGTAGCAGCGGCAGGGCTCTTCTCCAG cAAAGCAGACGAACAGCGCCGAGATTGTGGGTGTCCCCAGTTCAGCAGCGATGGGCGTCAAGTCTGCCTATGAACACGGTGGTCCTGTTTGTACCCCAGCAGGAAGCGTGGGTGGTAGAGAGAATGGGTCGCTTCCATCGCATCCTGGAGCCG GGGTTAAATTTCCTCATACCAGTACTTGACCGAGTCCGCTATGTGCAAAGTCTCAAAGAAATTGTCATCGATGTCCCCGAGCAGTCTGCAGTATCTTTAG ataATGTAACTCTACAGATTGATGGAGTTCTGTATTTAAGGATCCTGGATCCTTTCAAA GCTAGTTATGGTGTTGAGGATCCTGAATATGCTGTCACACAGCTAGCACAGACCACCATGCGTTCAGAACTGGGCAAACTCACACTGGACAAAGTGTTCAGG GAAAGAGAGTCCCTTAACGCAAACATTGTACACTCCATCAACCAAGCTTCAGACGAGTGGGGAATCCGTTGCCTGCGTTATGAAATTAAAGACATACACGTTCCACCTCGTGTGAAGGAATCCATGCAAATGCAG GTGGAGGCTGAACGTAAGAAGAGAGCCACGGTCCTGGAGTCTGAAGGGACAAGGGAATCAGCCATTAATGTTGCAGAAGGACATAAACAATCTCAAATTCTGGCCTCAGAGGGTGAAAAGGCACAGCAGATCAATCAAGCGGCCG GTGAATCCCAAGCAATCTTAGCCAAAGCTGAGGCCAAAGCCAAGGCCATCCGTGTACTATCTGATGCCTTAGCTGAGCAG AATGGAAATGCGGCAGCCTCACTTAGCGTGGCTGAGCAGTATGTGTCTGCGTTTTCCAAACTTGCCAAAGAGTCCAACACTGTCCTCCTTCCGTCAAATACCGGGGACATTAGCAGCATGGTTACACAG GCCATGACAATTTACGGTACATTAGCAAAGGCAAGTCCAAAGATCCCACCGGGGGAGGTGGAGAAGAGTGAAGATGTTTTGAATCAACCAGAATCCAAATAG